In the genome of Aphidius gifuensis isolate YNYX2018 linkage group LG6, ASM1490517v1, whole genome shotgun sequence, the window CAACAagcttgaataaataataattattatcactcgaaataataattttataattatcaaattatgagaatgaatttttaaagttgattattttaatatattcgtTGGCaagtaaataatcaaaattgccaaaaaaaaaaaaaagcacgagggtatttaaaatattatctttttttttttcaacgttgAGAacgattaaaataaataaaatacgccCATGATGATTAGTTATTTAGATCAAcgctaaataatttattcaatttgaaaaaaaaaaaaaatttcaataaatttaaattgtaatttatttgtttttttaaacacaccaaaaaatttaaaaaaaataaatttataaatattatttaaaataaaactaattattgttttttacattataatttaatttattattaatatttttttttttggattatttaaattttaagctGGAAtaagtgaattaaaaattagtaatttttttttttgaataattaatttgacatgtaattaattaattgccTAAATAGAAAgtcaaaattaaatcaacgacagttttttttttaattcaatatttttgtttttataaattaattattgttgtaagaaaaatataaaaacttgaaaattgtattttaaattattaagtgataatattaaattgagaaaaaaaaaaagaaattcaagaattatatttaaatcctCCAACACaagaatatacattttatcgaagaaatttaaaaaatttattattcatttaaaataataaaaaaaaaaacatataaattacctgtcaaaataaaaattgttttgcatggtttcataaatttaatgttctagaataataataaaaatgtgcgGTAAACTGAATAGAATATGTATAAACAGTTTTATgtgttgttaaaataaaaaaaaaatgaaaaaaaactttaaaaatatatgcagACGTTAAAAAACTGCATACTGTACTTTAATGTGTTTAAATTgaacattaaaatttgtattgtaaaacttatatattatttgttatttaattataatttttaaatgacaaaacaagtctaataaatactttttttttttcaatttgataaaaataatatcttctccattttttataatagctTCAAACTCTTGGCGTTCAGATTCTGATATTATAGCCCAAAAGTCATCAGCATTAATTCAGAGCACAAGTCAGAATAAATTTTAGGTGGAGGAAGGTCAATCATTGTAGAAAAATAGAGGAATTATTTTCAGTTGaagaaatggcggagaaaagttggagaaaggtGGAGAAcagttggagaaaagtcggaaTAAATTTTAGGTGGAGAAAGGTTggagttgattatttattaatcaattaccCAGGTAGAAACTAATGTCAATTTGCCGAGGAGTACACAGCCAGCTagaatacattttaatttatatgcatatagtaatttatttattaaacataaattaaaatgtattctAGCTGGCCGTGTACTCCTCGGCAAATTTGTCGACCGATACGTATTAGAAAGGTGTTTGTACAAACAAAATTCAGATATGACGTATACAGATGATGATCTGATTGAGTGGTATGGTGATGCCTATCTATGACTGCTATACGCCATGGAAAACGGCCCTCatggaattataatatatggaAAATTTGAAGATAAAGATCATCAGACAATGGTGCATGAATTTCAAGAAAAGGTATGCAACGTCAGGAAATAATAGAGACGTCAAGGTCAATGCGGGGACAATTTCCGGACTTCTTTCGGGTATTTAAgatattttccattttctgtcatattataattacacgagattgattattcaaaaaaattaaatttgcaacAATAATctaattatgaatttaaaatcatgAATTTTCAAGAAAGTGCAGGTTCAAGTGAATCAAGTTCAAGTGTTATCCAACCAGTTCGTAGGGGCATTCAACCACAAAGTGCAGATAAACCACTTTTTGATCAAATGTATGATTTAcctgaaggaaaaaaaattttaactatcagtgagtaataaatttataaaattatttatttttgtataattccCAGGCAgaaaataatgtcaatttgACCTCTCTGAAGTCAAATTGACGTcaaattgacattattttctacctgggttggcttttttttatttattttttaaatttagactttttttgatttttgtaaattaatggaATTAAGAGCGAAAAACATTGTCACACatgataatgtatatatatatataaaaacattttgtaatgatttatttgtttttttacaaacaccaaaaaatttaaaaaaaaaaaaaaatttataaatatttttttgaaataaaactaattattgTTTAGCATAAATTTAGAGCAcaagtcaaaataaatttcggGTGGAGAAAGGTCAatcattttagaaaaatagaGGAATTATTTTCAGTTGGAAGTCTGAGAAAAGTCGGAATAAATTTTAGGTGGAGAAATGATGGAGAAAGAGTGAAGAAAGGATGGAGAAATtagtccgccatttctccaaccatgggtcattttcggaAAAAGGTGGAAAAAAGTGGAGAAAAGGTAGAGATATGACGGAAAAACgacggagaaatattttcaccagggatatacttgaaaataattgtcattttattcaagtgtaattaaatattgtttgtgaCTAATTTATTGCCTGGGTATATTTgtttgaaagataaaaaattcactgaaattaattaatcaatcacCCAGGTAGAAACTAATGTCAATTTTCCAAGGAGTACACGGCTAGCTAGaattcatttcaatttatgtttaacaaataaattgcatatcatatagtaatttatttattaaacataaattaaaatgtattctAGCTGGCCGTGTACTCATCAGCAAATTTGTCGACCGATTTGTATTGGAAAGGTGTTGGTACAAACAAAACGCAGATATGAGCTACACCGATGATAATCTAATGGAGTGGTATGCTGATGCCTATCTATGGATGGTATATGCCATGGAAAACGGCCCCCATGAGATTATTATACATGGAGATATTGAGGATCCACAAGTCATTAAAAACTGGACCATAAACTTCAAAACGAGATATTCAAAGTCAAGAAATTATCAAGACGTTAAGGTCAATATGGAGACAGTTTTTGAACTTCTtacaggtatttaaaaaacaaagtttaatatttgaaatttgaataatttaattttttttaagtatcaacgttttttgaaaataaataaaaattaaaaaatgggtatgaataaataaaaagcgaAAAACACGGTCCCCCGCACTGTCTCTCATGAATGTGTATATCCAAAGATCCGtttatcattgaattttaatatcgttttcatttaaattttacggGAACTATGAGTATAATCTAATAATTTCTccggtggaaatatttctccgtcTTTTTTCGAATTTTGTCCGATCTTTCTCCGACTTTTTACAAAAACGACCCGTGGTTCGAGAAATGACGGAGAAATCTATTCCAACTTTTTCCACCGCATTTCTCCATACCAAAATAAGTTATTAAgtactatattatttatattttgttttcaacAATGaagaaatatacatattttttttttatttaaatattattaattaataatcattaggAAATTTTGTCAGCAACATTGATTGCTTCGAAttttcgttgaaaaaaaaaaaaaaaaattttatttcaattatttaaatttattattaatattataaacaatttattaaataatatattatttatattttatttatcacaataatgttgtatagatattttttttttctttttccaatCAATGATTATGCGAAAATTTCGTCAGTAACATTTATAAAGTTtccaatttttcaatattttttaaataataatattaacatgtttattaaaaatagaataattaaatattattatttaaatttatcatgaactaattgataattattattgattaaaaaaaaaaaagaaataaaacttttttgcATAATGTAGTTATGTTTCATTCAATGCCATTTCAATGATAAGCacgtttctattttttatatttttttatcatatgaagatatttttattatcattcaaaGTACAACAAAACAATGAAATGTGTCAtatggatatttttttcaacagagtGTGTGTTCAATCAAATAttagaaaacaaaaagaacattttttttttgtatataataatatttttatttattattgaaaattgaatttagtATACACTGATGATGAACTTGTTGAagtcaataaatttatgatgcTGCtgctgaaatttttaatttaaaaaaaatatcaaaaatattaatgattttattttttttattttaaatcaatattaatttatttacgttCAACAGCTGGTGCAGGAACTGTTTCTGGAGCTGGAGCTGCTGGAGCTGGTGCTTCTGTTGCTGGTACATCTGCTGCTGGTGTTgcaggtggtggtggtggtggatcTCCTGATTCTGGTGCTGCTGGAGCTGGTGCTGGTGCATCACCTTCAGCTGGTGGTGCTGCTGGTAGAGCATCAGTAGCTGGTGGAGGAGCTGCTGGATCACCTTCAGCAACTGGAGCTGGTGGTTGTCCTTCAGCTGATGGAtctgatgatggtggtggtgcatCTGATGCTGGTGCTTCTCCATCAACAGctgttggtggtggtgcttCTGTTccatctaaattaattattttttaatttttttaacaatataaatatgagcatttcgataataatatttgtaaaaaaaaaataccagtaGGTGGAGCAGGGGCAGGAGCATCAGCAGCTTCAGAAGGTGGCTCAGTTGTTTCAGATGGTGGTagtggtgatggtgatggtgatatATCTGGTATTGGTGATGGATCAATTGGCAATGAATCCAATGGAGGCAATGGTGATGGTGCTGGTGTTGTTGCGGgcgttgttgctgctgttgatgTTGGTGTTGGTGATATTTCAGATATATCTGGAGTTGGTGGTGTTGGTTCAGGTATTGGTTCTGGTAcctttacaaaaataattttatccatcattaatttaaattttaataaaatttaaaatacatatacgtTCAGTttgattacaaaataaaacacatatttttttttttcgaatatcaTTATGTTCATATATACTGAAAATTGATGCAAAATTATATTCGTGTTGAatcacattattttttcagtacACTATATTCTTCTTCGTCTtcttcttggttttttttttttttttttttacattcaaattACGTGTCATTATAACGCCCACCACGTGTTtcggttgttgttgtttgctGGGATCGCACATTGATTTGAATCTCTCAACCAGCAATTAGGAGGAGGCAAATGTGCTTTGATCTCATGAATACATTGAGttggttaaaaataatattaacaataaaataataacagtgtaatccgaaaaaaaaaaaatgtatttttctttgaaaaactaataatagtttcgaaataatttatgattgtctttgatttgtataaaattaatttgatagcAATTATAATtagaagtttaaaaatttgtaaatagtattttaattattattttacgtattgattgtaaaattgaaattaacaattgtaaaaaatttattaaattatttttagggGATTTTAatctacttgaaaaataatgattttgaatattgaatataaatttgtgcaattttttaaatggacaAAAGTATATTTGTTTCAAATATGCCAATTGTTTGTAATCAAACTAAACTCAATATAGCAAATTGTTATTAAGCGAAAACTCGTTAGTAACGTACCTACCTTAACCATTGAATTTTAAACTGAAATCAAATTACCTGTAATAAAATCTCACTTTCATCAGGGTTTATACTCAAATTACCATCGTAATGGATCTACATGCAGACACATATATTTCaacgattatttttatatactttttgatgataatttatgcATTCATTTGGGAAACATTTTCGCATAATCACttggatattaaaaataataattttcttataaaaatgaaagttaaaaaaaaaattgaacaaataaaaacatttattatttttttaatgctattaataatcaacatgctacaattttaaaaaataatatttatcataggattgtttagttatttattttcacataaaaataaacatttataaaatttttctttttaaattgatagatattttttcctttaatttttgttatttttgaaaaaataaaaataaacaaaattatattttttacactatcttttaaacaaaataattgaattaaatttaaaaattaaaaaaaaaaaaataaacattgctTAAAACAATCAcaggaaaataaattaatcaagacttttaatttttttttctttttttttttgttttatgtttGATCACAATTTTGTGTtagttttgtttataatattataaaccaTTAAggatattataatttacataaaatattaaaacaataatacaatgattttttttttttttaatttaaaaccacAACGAGTACGAAAATATTCACATTTATAGAACAATGCAAGGATCATGgctatgtaaatttaaaaatttttcttttttttttaatcacaagacaaatatataattttggaaACACAAATAggtatacaattttaataattcatcaatgtTTTTGATCATAATATTGATCCTTTTatccatataataataatcataataataataattaaaaaataaagtttatgcTTCGACTTCTTCCTCCTTTACCTTTTTATCATCTCCTTTTTTCGACCAATCTGgttttttctgtaaaaattagaaaaagataattaaatattatttgaatattaaatattaattttacattttaaataaaatgttactaattttttgttaaaactaTGGTTTTATCTAATTACAAGCACTTGCATTGtattaaactaatttttttatttgaataaaactgtcaatttgttataaattaatgcatcttaattatatttaattttttttttaatttgaataattaaaatgtcaataatTTACTACAAATTAAATCTACTGGTATATGGATAATTGATAAGTTTGAATATCCAAAATACCTCATCTAAAATTAGACAAGCTATGTgtgctattaaaaaaaaaaaaatgtaaatatttatttttaaatttatttagatttaCTATTGGCACtactaaaatttttagataagttagaaatttaatttaatctcCATAtcgcaaaagaaaaaaaaaagttaactaaataaataaataaaaataaaaactatatattaaaatgttataaatttttttttttttttgacttgcGATTGGTGTAAAATTTTTACCTTATCTTTCGAAGGATTCTGCGAACATATAAGGCAAGAGCAACATATATATTAGTTACTTGAGACATGGACTTGttgatttttgttaaataatttttaacaaattttatatcaattgcgagatgatgattttttttttatttcttatttgcGAACTAAATTaactatttatcaataaataaatattataataattattatttattttatagtatcatcattttgcatttaatatacaaaatcaatatttgcatatattatttatttttttatttaaataatatgatattatttaacagagaaaaaaatgccaaatttaaatgtttttttttttattctttaaatcaattgatacgtcattttttacatctaaatttgtctaaaaaaaatactaaattgtttaaattattaaaaagcaTTATtgtcgttttaaaaataatttttttttcactgacaacatttgtaaaaaaaaagataatagtCAGTgtatatttcgaaattttgtttaatatgcAAATATTGATTTCGATTGTTTGATTTATATGtacagataaaaataaataaaaaagtaaaatagacATGGacattgtttaaacatttaattcaaaaaattatatttctgcATCGATGAAGCTTCACAGTTGTATCATTTGTCGAATCctcagttgaaaaattatttaaaataacgaacaatattatttgacaaataaaagcattttgtaaatgaatcatgcaatttaatattatcataaatattatgatgattatttttaaaatcgttTGTGGGCATTCTCACCTCGTAAAACtatataataacttttttttttattgattttgattgtatgttatttgaaaaatatgtaaaaaatatattcgaatgaaaaataaaaaattgtgtaaataaataaatgcaacaTGATtgggaaaaaattaataaaaaattgaaatttaatattagggtaaatatttaacttgtctaaaagtttttgtttattatttttgtaaattttttttttttttttatcatataaaaatgtgAGAATTgggtaaaacaaaaaaacgaaattttaaattaatttaaagtttatgaataaatgaataatttgaattaatttacaattattcatttgtaaatttaatcattgttattatttatttaatttaaggaTTGGAATAAAGTTGgggtattattatttctccATCTGCCATTCAGCTTTCTTGGGTTTCTCtgactgaaaaatttaataaaaagaaaatcaagcTACTGTCTGGTTACACGAACAAtacaaacatttaatttttttttaagacgaataataaacaaatagacAATAAATATGATTTGCAATATTAATagacaaatgataaaaaaatttatagccGTTTATCCTGAAATCTTACTATTGAAAGtctataaaacaaaattgaacTGAAGAAATcttgtgaaaatatttcattatcaaaatatctACTAGTAAATTTaacatgaattaattaaaaatatataatgattgatttgcaaagtgatataaaaaatttattaaaatatttaaaagttaatttaacaaaaattaaatttgcaaatttgaaatattgataGCATTGAATTGAATGactaatgaatttatttttaaattaatgaattttaaatttatccaataaatatgataaaagtaaattcaaaaaatataaataaattgtttaatgaaatatttatttgtttattataattttttagacaTTTGGCAATagtgtcattatttttatatttgtgtttttgtattatagtattattttttaaaccgtTTGGGAAATACTTGACTGATTTGACAACAATagtgttgtttaaattaacaaaaaataagctattaatattattaaattaagaaTAAGTGAGATCTAATGTCAGTGTTActattttgtcaattttttatttttttttttgcaaaaaatatcGGATGTATGAGGCGAATACTTGCCAGCATAGAACCAGGATAGAGATTATCTTCACTCGTTTTTTGCCAGTAAATATTTGCCTTAGACATCTGCagtttttaacaattattttcattctcaAATCAACAGGTATTTTATCTTATGTGCgaactattttaaattgaaatctaTATTATAATCCTCTAAGGATACAGGTTTGATTTGAACCCCCCTCTGCAATGCTCATCAGAAGCGCGTTTGCTCGCTCAACCACAAGCTTGCACGATATTTTTACCGACAGATTGTTATTCATGTGTCTATATTTCCCAtttcttataaataataaatatataaaaaatatttactctaTTTCATAATAGACAGTCAAAATTTCAGGtatattgatttgttttttttttcctaaatttATACTagagaatataattttgaaataaataatttgtatttaccTCTTTGTCTTCTTCTTCAAGAGTGAATTCCTTCTTTTTAACTTGCTTCAGTTGATTTCTGAAATTAAATTCTGCTGCTTTCTTTTGAAGCTtggcaaatttattttcatattttgaaacttttttcaaaGCTGGTTTCAtactgaaatatttaatttttaaattaaacaaatttttagttattatacttttttataaaaaaaaaaaaaaacacttacaATTTGCCTCGGAGATCATTCACCTGACTGTTGAGTTCGGCAATctacatatataatttaaaaaaaaattaaaaatacaatcaattgtttatatttatttaaaaaaattaataaaattatattttcatataaatttatataatttttttttacaaaaaaaaaccaaaaatacataattcattataatgcaaaataaaatgcaaaagcaaaaatttacaaatttgacTATTCACATgtagcataaataaataagctgatgaaaaaaaattatttattattaaaagcatcacacaatgaataataaattaatacttttttctttctaagatctatacttatttttttcaaataaatacaagttaaaattgtaaataaaaattttatataaataaaaaaataaaaacactattaaattgttgataaaaaaaaaaaaaaattatttaaaaaatattattaataaattaataataaaataaattaagtaatctcaaatttaaatttttaattttttaataattcgcTGATTATCAGCTGGTATTTTGTGGCTCGGTGCAAAAtcgaacaaaataataatgataattaattataaataaagggTAGCTAGAAAAACACGAGGAAATAATGGTAAAACATTTTACAGGGATATATTTGATgtaagaaaattgaaaaaaaaaattaaatttctataacaaaggttgattaattataattaataaatgtagcaatttttgtatgaatatatttgctacataaataatttttcacagAGGTTTGTTTTAATCgatttcattgaaatttattttattttaattcacacACATATCAGCCACGAGGAGAAAAtttaacgtgaaaaaaaaaaaacgtccaTGTTGGTGAgagtcttaattttttatacatgtaaGGGACAGGGGGGTTTTACGAAGCGCGAAAGTACGTAAAAGGAGCTTTTCGATAACATCTCATAAACATtcaaacacataaaaaaagtcataaacatgtacatcaaaataatttcataaaatgataaataaataaattctctatattttttttacaaatttacaaaaattattaatataataaagcaagtagtttaataattattgtactgtaataaaattaaggaattaaaaaaaaaatataaatcaattaatagaataaattaatgaaatcatttaaacatttaatttaatttataaatattgttaaattacatgaaattatttgtaaaaaaaaaattaaaaaaaaaaaatacaaccaaGCAGGTGATGATACTGATAACaacgataaataataacatcatgcaatttttttatgaaataataaattaataaacaattaaacattattagaaaaaaaaataaaaaaaaaaacaatattaattttttacatgatTTTGCACCGTATACACAAACACTCACTACTATTCGCTCAGATTTtctcattaatattataataccaatgttaaaaaaattatacttatttattcatataatatttaccCTGGTTAATATTtctacaattttaatttttatttctaaaatttttcctCATTTTCTCAcgctaaataattttcatttccacaaaaaaaaatatctaagaatttacaaaaatagccataaaaaattgagtaaaaatttGCTTATTTACCagggtatttatttattaatttatcaattaatctatttatttatttatctttaaaaaaatataattaaattgacgattaaaaaaaatatttataattgcttGGTGACCGTCTTGTGGGATAATTAAACCaaactaattaaattaattaaaaaatatttatttaagaaaGGTGGTGTAAGAGGGGGTTGGGTTTGTGGGTGGGCAGGGTGAGgtacgtaataataataataatacaattgggGGTTTATATATAATGTACCTCATAGTCCCTTTTCCGTACTTCACGCTCCAAATCCCACTTCTGACCCTCACACGCGTAGACGCGTTCGTAATACTCTTGGCAAATCTCCTTCAAGTCGTCTACAAGAATACGGATTGGcctcaaatattatttttctcaacttgtcacatttattttattttttttcattatataatttaattaatttcattttttttttacttttgtatataatttttttgttgcaagttttcgagttattttttatttttatttttttcatatttcaaaaaatttctgtcattatttatttataataataaaaataataatatttttttattttgtttattattataatattttttgtcaagtaacgtcaaatttttttaataaaaaaattatgtcaattttatttggaaaaaggaaatcaagttttttttctatgaaaaattatagtttttaaaacttgatattttaaaatagcaattgttattattgtctttttatttttttgtatgtgtgtatatataaatttaattggttttttagaataaattaaatctgaatattgtttttttttttgttgttgatctGTGTATAATCTGTGtgattgaatatattttaatattttattataaaaattcaatagcaGCAGGAGCTTGTATGTTGAtttataagattttttttcgcTTATTAATTACCTCGTAATCTTTCATTCTACTTTTTCTTTCAAGATCATATTTATCACCCTCGAGGGCGAACATTCTGTGCCAATAGGCTGTGCAAATCGTCTGGAgttcagctaaaaaaaaattataacaattcatCTGATCTAAAATCTAAAATCTGATCTAAAatctgttttttaaaatttaatttaatcgtTATTAatgtttgtaattattttttgaaaacaatattaatgTGAGTGCTTATTGgcggctaaaaaaaatatgtattatcCATAATTATCTACGATATTTCTACAGCTTACTAAAAAAAAGCagcttgttgatttttataaaaaaaaaaataaaattaattacctaaattaaattatttttagtaaatttcgaatatctaattttaataaatttatttgttttttttttttttaaatacttttctaCGTAATTAATTCATacgttattgttttttttttttttttaatatattaattgaaccTCATAATCCTTAAAGTCGACGTCAAATTCAAGATCGTATTTTTCCTCCTCAAGAATCGAAATCTTCTTGTGATACTGGCGAACAATTGACTTCACCATTGCTGACAATtgtcagaaaataaaattaatataattttcaaaaattcattatcaatttaaaaagttttttttataataaattaatttttaaatattttagaagaat includes:
- the LOC122859077 gene encoding troponin I 3-like isoform X8; translated protein: MTPDRKKKLRLLLRKKAAEELKKEQERKAAERRRIIEERCGQAKDVDNSSEDDLKEICQEYYERVYACEGQKWDLEREVRKRDYEIAELNSQVNDLRGKFMKPALKKVSKYENKFAKLQKKAAEFNFRNQLKQVKKKEFTLEEEDKENPSKDKKKPDWSKKGDDKKVPEPIPEPTPPTPDISEISPTPTSTAATTPATTPAPSPLPPLDSLPIDPSPIPDISPSPSPLPPSETTEPPSEAADAPAPAPPTDGTEAPPPTAVDGEAPASDAPPPSSDPSAEGQPPAPVAEGDPAAPPPATDALPAAPPAEGDAPAPAPAAPESGDPPPPPPATPAADVPATEAPAPAAPAPETVPAPAVEPAAS
- the LOC122859077 gene encoding troponin I-like isoform X4; the encoded protein is MADDEEKKKKQAETERKRAEVRARLEEASKAKKAKKGFMTPDRKKKLRLLLRKKAAEELKKEQERKAAERRRIIEERCGQAKDVDNSSEDDLKEICQEYYERVYACEGQKWDLEREVRKRDYEIAELNSQVNDLRGKFMKPALKKVSKYENKFAKLQKKAAEFNFRNQLKQVKKKEFTLEEEDKENPSKDKKKPDWSKKGDDKKVPEPIPEPTPPTPDISEISPTPTSTAATTPATTPAPSPLPPLDSLPIDPSPIPDISPSPSPLPPSETTEPPSEAADAPAPAPPTDGTEAPPPTAVDGEAPASDAPPPSSDPSAEGQPPAPVAEGDPAAPPPATDALPAAPPAEGDAPAPAPAAPESGDPPPPPPATPAADVPATEAPAPAAPAPETVPAPAVEPAS
- the LOC122859077 gene encoding troponin I-like isoform X9, with amino-acid sequence MADDEEKKKKQAETERKRAEVRARLEEASKAKKAKKGFMTPDRKKKLRLLLRKKAAEELKKEQERKAAERRRIIEERCGQAKDVDNSSEDDLKEICQEYYERVYACEGQKWDLEREVRKRDYEIAELNSQVNDLRGKFMKPALKKVSKYENKFAKLQKKAAEFNFRNQLKQVKKKEFTLEEEDKEKKPDWSKKGDDKKVKEEEVEA